A genomic region of Aspergillus oryzae RIB40 DNA, chromosome 1 contains the following coding sequences:
- a CDS encoding putative choline kinase (choline kinase) — protein MPQAAGNGEEDPQNALFHQVLEWLQREKSKRKSPKVKAHAQPDGSGSDGDDEDDEDAGNGDGGNSERTTSHGADNVFALDKLEKILIQYAASRSDGAAPAYPARRSTRRRHVKGLRRGSASESDYLDGDSAAPSVDATLDNSKTLAYSGGGAEDDENEEGANARRALDREAWFVFKSEILRITHTLQLKGWRKLPMELASDVGVVRLSGALTNAVYVVTPPQNIPPPRAEDGSYSLVPRKPPPKLLLRIYGPQVDHLIDRENELQILRRLGRKHIGPRVLGTFNNGRFEEFFEARPLTPKELRDPGTMKQIAKRMRELHEGIELLDNEREGGPMVFKNWDKWVDRCEQVTNWLDKEIQSKHNDIKAVAEPWRRRGFVCGVPWPTFRKAVDSYRNHLINSYGGMQEIKRQLVFAHNDTQYGNLLRMEPSSESPLLRPENEHKQLVVIDFEYASANLPGFEFANHFTEWCYNYHDPERSWACSSRDFPTLEQQHRFISAYLTHRPGLAVRSSPSITPLMQAGELANITSLAPLDLDAGPDVDQQSLVDAEKAQEDRTEAEIRSLIKQARLWRVFNSAQWVAWGIVQAKVPGMEEGIAADAATNGHQNGANGTESEGTPSTTPPPDTDVEETDEFDYLAYAQDRAMFFWADLLSLNLVREEELPAALIQHIKPRIIDY, from the exons atgcctcaggctgccgGA AacggcgaagaagatccgcAGAATGCCCTTTTCCACCAGGTCTTGGAATGGCTTCAGCGTGAAAAATCTAAACGGAAATCTCCCAAAGTAAAAGCGCATGCACAACCAGATGGTTCGGGTAGcgatggggatgatgaggatgatgaagacgctGGTAATGGGGATGGTGGCAACTCGGAGAGGACAACTTCCCATGGGGCCGACAATGTATTTGCCTTAgacaagctggagaagatcctcatccagTACGCTGCTTCACGCAGTGACGGCGCTGCGCCTGCTTATCCCGCTCGGCGGTCAACCCGCCGGCGTCATGTGAAGGGCCTACGGAGGGGTTCTGCCTCTGAATCTGATTACCTAGATGGCGACTCAGCTGCTCCCAGTGTTGATGCGACATTAGACAACTCTAAAACCCTCGCGTACAGCGGGGGTGGTGCCGAAGATGACGAGAATGAAGAAGGTGCAAATGCCAGGCGGGCCCTGGATCGGGAGGCTTGGTTTGTATTCAAAAGTGAGATACTGCGTATCACTCACACGCTACAACTCAAGGGGTGGCGGAAGCTGCCGATGGAACTCGCCAGTGATGTAGGAGTAGTTCGACTGAGCGGTGCGCTAACCAATGCTGTGTATGTGGTCACGCCGCCTCAGAATATCCCTCCCCCCAGGGCCGAAGATGGCTCTTACAGCCTCGTTCCCAGGAAGCCCCCACC GAAGCTGCTTCTGCGCATTTACGGGCCCCAGGTGGATCACCTCATCGACCGGGAAAACGAACTGCAGATTCTACGTCGTTTGGGGCGCAAGCACATCGGGCCCCGAGTGCTGGGAACTTTCAATAACGGCCGCTTCGAAGAGTTCTTCGAGGCCCGTCCTTTGACTCCAAAAGAACTGCGCGATCCCGGGACAATGAAGCAAATCGCAAAGCGTATGAGAGAGCTGCATGAGGGCATTGAGTTACTCGACAAtgagagggaggggggacCGATGGTATTTAAGAACTGGGACAAATGGGTGGACCGCTGCGAACAAGTCACCAACTGGTTGGATAAGGAAATCCAGTCCAAGCACAATGATATTAAAGCAGTTGCAGAACCTTGGCGACGCCGAGGCTTTGTCTGCGGTGTTCCGTGGCCGACGTTCAGGAAAGCCGTCGACAGTTACCGAAACCACCTCATAAACAGCTATGGTGGCATGCAGGAGATCAAGCGGCAACTTGTCTTTGCCCATAATGAT ACTCAATATGGTAATCTTCTTCGAATGGAACCTAGTTCTGAGTCTCCTCTCCTTCGGCCGGAAAATGAGCACAAGCAGCTGGTTGTCATTGATTTCGAGTATGCATCCGCGAATCTCCCTGGATTTGAGTTCGCAAACCATTTT ACCGAATGGTGCTACAATTATCACGACCCAGAAAGATCCTGGGCATGCAGTAGCAGAGACTTCCCCACCCTGGAGCAGCAACATCGCTTTATCAGTGCTTATTTAACACATCGACCTGGCTTGGCCGTGCGGTCATCTCCATCTATAACCCCACTCATGCAAGCAGGAGAACTTGCTAACATCACTTCACTCGCTCCTTTGGACCTGGACGCAGGACCTGATGTGGACCAACAGAGCTTGGTAGATGCTGAGAAGGCCCAGGAGGACCGGACGGAAGCGGAAATCCGATCACTAATCAAGCAGGCTCGGCTCTGGCGTGTGTTCAACTCAGCGCAGTGGGTGGCATGGGGAATAGTGCAAGCGAAGGTGCCCGGCATGGAAGAGGGCATCGCAGCCGATGCTGCGACAAATGGCCATCAAAACGGCGCCAATGGCACAGAATCCGAGGGGACTCCTTCAACAACCCCTCCACCGGATACTGATGTAGAGGAAACAGATGAATTTGATTATCTTGCTTATGCCCAAGACCGGGCCATGTTCTTCTGGGCAGATTTGTTATCATTAAACCTCGTTCGGGAGGAGGAATTGCCTGCAGCTTTGATTCAACACATTAAACCCCGCATTATCGACTACTAA
- a CDS encoding putative 26S proteasome-associated ubiquitin C-terminal hydrolase (ubiquitin C-terminal hydrolase), translating into MADAGGWSTIESDEGVFTSLIENLGVKGVQFEELISLDADTIRSLSPVYGVIFLFKYLRDQTPTTPEAPIDGTYDKTAPENLFFAAQTIQNACGTQAILSVILNQDSPSSTPYPIDIGNELRSFKDFTTGFPADLRGEALSNSETVRTAHNAFARASPFVDETVRTARDEEGDVYHFIGYTAVNGTLYELDGLQPYPISHGECDAEGFPEKVIGVLQRRIARYPEGETRFNLMAVVRDLRMRAREIGDVEMLEREERKRRAWDWENTLRRSNFVGFIGEVLKGVVGMKEKEGKFDEWVQKAKGETERRLRR; encoded by the exons ATGGCCGACGCAGGCGGCTGGAGCACAATCGAATCAGACGAA GGCGTCTTCACCTCCCTAATCGAAAACCTCGGCGTAAAAGGCGTCCAATTCGAAGAACTCATCTCCCTAGACGCCGACACCATCCGCTCACTAAG CCCCGTCTACGGCGtaatcttcctcttcaaatACCTCCGCGACCAAACCCCTACAACACCCGAAGCCCCCATAGACGGAACGTACGACAAAACCGCGCCAGAGaacctcttcttcgcggcCCAAACAATCCAAAACGCCTGCGGCACGCAAGCCATCCTCTCCGTAATCCTCAACCAAGACAGTCCCTCTTCCACGCCGTACCCCATCGACATCGGAAATGAGCTCCGGTCCTTCAAGGACTTCACGACGGGGTTCCCGGCGGATCTGCGCGGTGAGGCGCTCTCGAACTCCGAGACGGTGAGGACGGCGCATAATGCGTTTGCGCGGGCGAGTCCGTTTGTCGATGAGACGGTGCGCACCGCGAgagacgaggaaggagatgtgTATCATTTTATTGGGTATACGGCGGTGAATGGGACGTTGTATGAATTGGATGGTTTGCAACCGTATCCGATTAGTCATGGGGAGTGTGATGCGGAGGGGTTTCCGGAGAAGGTGATTGGGGTTTTGCAGAGGAGGATTGCGAGGTATCCTGAGGGGGAGACGAGGTTTAATCTCATGGCTGTTGTGAGGGatttgaggatgagggcGAGGGAGATCGGGGATGtggagatgttggagagggaggagaggaagaggagggctTGGGATTGGGAGAATACTCTGCGGAGGTCGAATTTTGTTGGGTTTATTGGGGAGGTTTTGAAGGGGGTCGTtgggatgaaggagaaggaggggaagtttGATGAGTGGGTTCAGAAGGCCAAAGGGGAGACGGAGAGGAGATTGAGACGGTGA
- a CDS encoding uncharacterized protein (predicted protein) yields MTLLRITPNKIHTVILYTISALTLLVGTMFVLVSIFECTPVDFFWNRLTKSGKCIDPNALVGIAYTASVVAAIADFVLGLLPCFIIWNLQMNWRTKIALAGIMGLGCIAGATVIVRIPYLSAYKHADFLHATHAVSICSNIETGVGITASSLATLRPIFRFLRDTTSGSRSRKRPTENSYPLSSVANNSDKHHWADTTGGYHGMSTTITGRQPSMQNVSTESITPLYQGMKVERSFQVELA; encoded by the exons ATGACCCTTCTTCGTATTACTCCCAACAAAATCCACACCGTGATCCTGTACACTATCAGCGCATTGACACTCCTTGTCGGGACGATGTTTGTCCTTGTCAGCATCTTCGAATGTACCCCAGTCGACTTTTTCTGGAATCGCTTGACAAAAAGTGGCAAATGTATCGACCCCAATGCGTTGGTGGGGATAGCATATACAGCCAGCGTTGTGGCTGCGATTGCCGATTTTGTTCTCGGATTATTACCGTGCTTCATAATTTGGAATTTGCAAATGAATTGGCGGACGAAGATTGCCCTAGCGGGAATCATGGGCTTGGGCTGCAT TGCTGGTGCTACCGTCATCGTCCGCATACCGTACCTATCCGCCTATAAACATGCAGACTTCTTGCACGCCACCCATGCGGTGTCAATTTGCTCGAATATCGAGACTGGCGTGGGTATCACCGCCAGCTCTCTTGCGACCCTTCGTCCAATTTTCCGTTTCCTGCGCGACACGACGTCCGGCTCTCGCAGTCGCAAACGCCCCACTGAGAACAGCTACCCATTGTCGAGCGTTGCTAATAATAGTGACAAACATCACTGGGCGGACACAACCGGGGGATACCATGGCATGTCCACGACCATTACCGGTCGTCAGCCGTCGATGCAGAATGTCAGTACAGAGAGCATCACGCCGCTGTACCAGGGCATGAAGGTCGAGCGTTCGTTCCAAGTCGAGCTTGCGTAA
- a CDS encoding putative C6 transcription factor RosA-like (predicted protein), with protein MSSILTLSASHLAWITRNKETKQLAYHHRGVAIQGLHKAIGTFSKGNCDAILAASILLSWQASEWHSWASLQQGLTTVLNSMHPIWKHESELAMYLENQRYLGCTNTPMMTGYQFQDEDLVSLDQTTIALQNVQKRVAHNPEHYRRIGELLEFVRHFRRDLLSLTPEQAFERMQPLRRWLFWLPPAMLRGGDADLGALAILAQFFGIGVVLDSLFPDLGGAYLGPLSVGPIEDIYRIIITRSMSEPYNPDLQLASTIMELPRHIVAQYKSRLQWSPRTSLDYSPSPASPYHSMQDYTLASSSSPSSTATCAPYTPLLQSPPAVTIASSPFDVNGTYVTAPGAQSLYPPSPSLLSDPREELCEYSHTGSLHQSPTYPPPYVDDMVCGELSRVDGTVGLNVDLYGEPQQIVGGYSTAEPCWTGSICT; from the exons ATGAGTTCCATCCTTACTTTGTCGGCGTCACATTTGGCCTGGATCACGCGAAATAAGGAAACTAAACAGCTCGCCTATCACCACAGGGGGGTTGCGATTCAGGGCTTGCACAAGGCTATCGGTACTTTCTCGAAAGGCAACTGTGATGCTATCCTCGCAGCCTCCATCCTCCTTTCCTGGCAGGCTTCGGAATG GCATAGCTGGGCGTCCCTGCAACAGGGACTCACAACCGTTCTGAACTCAATGCATCCGATCTGGAAACACGAATCCGAACTAGCCATGTACCTGGAGAACCAAAGGTACTTGGGATGTACTAATACCCCAATGATGACGGGCTACCAGTTCCAAGATGAGGACCTTGTTAGCCTCGACCAAACGACCATAGCCCTTCAGAACGTCCAGAAGCGCGTTGCTCACAACCCCGAACACTACCGTCGGATCGGAGAACTCCTTGAATTCGTACGCCATTTCAGGCGAGATCTTCTGTCCTTAACTCCGGAACAGGCCTTTGAGCGCATGCAGCCCCTGCGAAGGTGGCTCTTTTGGCTTCCCCCGGCCATGCTCCGAGGTGGAGACGCAGACCTAGGAGCCCTCGCCATTTTGGCTCAATTCTTTGGTATTGGCGTGGTTTTGGATAGTTTGTTCCCTGACCTAGGAGGCGCATACCTCGGCCCGCTATCCGTCGGCCCCATCGAAGACATCTATCGAATCATTATTACTAGGAGCATGTCGGAGCCGTACAACCCAGATCTCCAGTTAGCCTCGACCATTATGGAATTACCTCGACATATCGTCGCCCAATATAAAAGCCGCCTTCAGTGGTCGCCGCGGACCTCCCTCGACTACTCGCCGTCTCCCGCGAGTCCTTACCATTCTATGCAAGATTACACTCTGgcgtcatcatcctctccttcctctacCGCTACATGCGCACCTTACACCCCGCTGCTCCAGTCTCCCCCAGCCGTGACGATCGCTAGTTCTCCATTCGATGTAAATGGAACCTACGTCACAGCACCAGGCGCCCAGAGTCTTTACCCACCGTCTCCAAGTTTGCTCTCCGACCCACGAGAAGAACTGTGTGAGTACAGCCATACCGGCTCGCTCCATCAGTCGCCCACATATCCACCACCATATGTGGATGATATGGTTTGCGGGGAGCTATCGCGAGTGGACGGAACTGTCGGACTGAACGTGGATCTCTACGGTGAGCCTCAACAAATCGTGGGAGGATATAGCACTGCGGAGCCGTGCTGGACAGGAAGTATCTGCACCtga